The Equus przewalskii isolate Varuska chromosome 5, EquPr2, whole genome shotgun sequence genome window below encodes:
- the DUSP28 gene encoding dual specificity phosphatase 28, translating into MDSERAGRPEAAPPAPPPFVRVAPSLFLGSARAAAAPELLARAGVTLCVNVSRQQPGPSAPGVGELRVPVFDDPAEDLLVHLEPTCAAMEAAVRAGGACLVYCKNGRSRSAAVCTSYLMRHRGLGLEAAFQAVKSARPVAEPNPGFWAQLQKYEEALQSRSLLPRSARDSEP; encoded by the exons ATGGACTCGGAACGAGCCGGCCGCCCTGAGGCCgccccgcccgcgccgccgccgttCGTGCGCGTGGCGCCGTCGCTCTTCCTCGGGAGCGCGCGCGCCGCGGCCGCGCCGGAGCTGCTGGCGCGCGCGGGCGTCACCCTGTGCGTCAATGTCTCGCGCCAGCAGCCTGGGCCGAGCGCGCCCGGCGTGGGCGAGCTGCGCGTGCCCGTGTTCGACGACCCGGCCGAGGACCTGCTGGTGCACCTGGAGCCCACCTGCGCCGCCATGGAGGCCGCGGTGCGCGCCGGCGGCGCCTGCCTCGTCTACTGCAAGAACGGCCGCAGCCGCTCGGCAGCCGTCTGCACCTCCTACCTCATGCGGCACCGTGGCCTCGGCCTGGAGGCGGCCTTCCAG GCCGTGAAGAGCGCGCGCCCCGTGGCCGAGCCCAACCCGGGCTTCTGGGCTCAGCTGCAGAAGTACGAGGAGGCCCTGCAGTCCCGGTCCCTCCTGCCGCGGAGCGCCCGGGACAGCGAGCCCTAG